The proteins below are encoded in one region of Ereboglobus luteus:
- a CDS encoding toxin-antitoxin system YwqK family antitoxin, with protein sequence MITKKLAIVLLAILTLGTGHLFAQKKNGPVVEKMTGNNGNFIRTANYTNNVLNGPYSEVFEKGGKTKSSGQYTLGKKTGRWDYGKSDGAKTLTEVYNATGGLTQKITYYSNGKPNAETEYKNGKLHGVTKKYDQDGSLKSETTYANGKEHGKQTQHITSTSGNYVCVSHYQNGRKHGEYSEQYQKTGNLKAKGQYKQDKKDGVWIYGEAGGKKTREETYTEGKLVDTKKL encoded by the coding sequence ATGATTACAAAAAAACTCGCCATCGTTTTGCTCGCCATCCTCACACTGGGAACAGGCCACCTGTTCGCACAAAAGAAAAACGGCCCCGTCGTTGAAAAGATGACCGGCAACAACGGCAATTTTATCCGCACCGCCAATTACACTAACAACGTGTTGAACGGACCCTACTCGGAAGTTTTTGAGAAGGGCGGAAAAACCAAAAGCTCCGGCCAATACACGCTCGGCAAAAAGACGGGGCGCTGGGATTACGGCAAAAGCGACGGCGCCAAAACGCTGACCGAGGTTTACAACGCAACCGGCGGCCTCACCCAAAAGATCACCTATTACAGCAACGGTAAACCGAACGCCGAAACCGAATACAAAAACGGCAAACTCCACGGCGTGACCAAAAAATACGACCAGGACGGCTCGTTAAAAAGCGAGACAACCTACGCCAACGGCAAGGAGCACGGAAAACAAACGCAGCACATCACAAGCACTTCGGGAAACTACGTTTGCGTTTCCCATTATCAAAACGGCCGGAAGCACGGCGAATATTCGGAGCAATACCAAAAAACCGGCAACCTCAAGGCCAAGGGCCAATACAAGCAGGATAAAAAGGACGGCGTCTGGATTTACGGCGAAGCCGGCGGAAAAAAGACCCGAGAAGAAACCTACACCGAAGGCAAGCTGGTTGACACCAAGAAGCTCTAA
- a CDS encoding FtsB family cell division protein, with protein sequence MKFPRINAFFLAIIATVMLVAAGYFGWRYVELRRQNAELQRNKDRLSTLFDEQSEKLRESQRILDRLSKDPEFVEMIIRRRLGYAKPGEVIYNFEEPAPGDPLLVPAPVENIPAPPPPQQPQR encoded by the coding sequence GTGAAGTTTCCACGTATCAACGCCTTTTTTCTCGCGATCATAGCGACGGTAATGCTTGTCGCGGCGGGTTATTTTGGCTGGCGGTATGTCGAGCTGCGCCGCCAGAACGCGGAGCTCCAACGCAACAAGGACCGGCTTTCCACGCTCTTTGACGAGCAAAGCGAAAAGCTTCGCGAAAGCCAGCGCATCCTCGATCGCCTAAGCAAGGATCCCGAGTTCGTCGAGATGATCATCCGTCGCCGCCTTGGCTACGCCAAGCCCGGCGAGGTGATTTATAACTTCGAGGAACCCGCGCCCGGAGACCCCCTGCTCGTGCCCGCGCCGGTCGAAAACATTCCCGCCCCGCCGCCACCGCAACAACCGCAGCGTTGA
- a CDS encoding putative Na+/H+ antiporter — protein sequence MQLPAVLASLASSAPVVDFPRSLSSYADSGAAENVGLIEALAARIQAEPFNLVATVIFLLAIIHTFLTPRFRHWAHEVEEAHRKKLEACKQRREHPDTFDGSPHKETDCNPDEVSFKGQVLHFFGEVEAVFGIWAAVLVAAMTISKGWGTVVHYLGNHVNFTEPVFVVAIMALASTRPILQLAERFLRMIAALGKNTVAAWWITILVMAPLLGSLITEPAAMTIAALLLARQFYALKPRTVFAYATIGLLFVNVSVGGTLTNFAAPPILMVAGPWDWSIAHMFTNFGWRAIIGIVVATGVYYVVFRKQFAALQRARDNTSQAASAPKEERVPLWITLVQIGFMAWMVAVAHYPPMIVGGFLFFLAFAQATAHHQGKFDLKSPMLVGFFIAGLVIHGGLQGWWIEPVIARLDAVPLFFSAITLGAFNDNASITYLATLVPDLQDNLKYAIVAGAVTGGGLTVIANAPNPAGQSILARFFPDGVSPLGLCLGALIPTAVLSAAFLLL from the coding sequence ATGCAGCTTCCCGCAGTATTGGCCTCGCTGGCGTCCAGCGCCCCGGTCGTGGATTTCCCACGGTCGCTTTCCTCGTATGCGGATTCCGGCGCCGCGGAAAATGTCGGACTGATTGAAGCGCTCGCGGCACGGATACAGGCCGAGCCGTTCAACCTCGTCGCCACAGTCATCTTTTTGCTCGCGATCATCCACACGTTCCTGACGCCGCGATTCCGGCATTGGGCGCACGAGGTCGAGGAAGCGCACCGCAAAAAACTCGAGGCGTGCAAACAACGCCGGGAACACCCCGACACCTTCGACGGATCGCCCCACAAGGAAACCGATTGCAACCCCGACGAGGTTAGTTTCAAGGGGCAGGTGCTGCACTTCTTCGGCGAGGTCGAGGCCGTGTTTGGCATCTGGGCCGCCGTGCTTGTTGCCGCGATGACCATTTCGAAGGGATGGGGCACGGTGGTGCATTACCTCGGGAATCACGTTAATTTCACCGAGCCTGTTTTTGTCGTCGCCATCATGGCGCTGGCATCCACCCGACCAATCCTGCAACTCGCGGAGCGCTTCCTGCGCATGATCGCCGCGCTTGGGAAAAACACCGTGGCGGCGTGGTGGATCACCATCCTCGTCATGGCGCCGTTGCTCGGGTCGCTTATCACGGAACCCGCCGCCATGACAATCGCCGCGCTTCTGCTCGCGCGGCAGTTCTACGCGTTAAAACCGCGGACCGTCTTTGCCTATGCGACGATCGGCCTGCTCTTCGTCAATGTCTCCGTCGGCGGCACGCTCACAAACTTTGCGGCGCCGCCAATCCTCATGGTCGCCGGGCCGTGGGATTGGAGCATCGCGCACATGTTCACGAATTTCGGCTGGCGCGCGATCATCGGCATCGTTGTCGCCACCGGCGTCTATTATGTTGTTTTCAGAAAACAGTTCGCCGCGCTCCAGCGCGCGCGCGACAACACGAGCCAGGCCGCGTCCGCGCCCAAGGAGGAGCGCGTGCCGCTCTGGATCACCCTTGTGCAAATCGGCTTCATGGCGTGGATGGTCGCCGTCGCCCACTACCCGCCGATGATCGTCGGCGGCTTCCTGTTCTTCTTGGCGTTCGCCCAGGCGACCGCGCACCACCAGGGAAAGTTCGACCTGAAATCGCCCATGCTCGTCGGCTTTTTTATCGCCGGCCTCGTCATCCACGGCGGACTGCAAGGCTGGTGGATCGAGCCGGTGATCGCACGCCTCGACGCCGTGCCGCTTTTCTTCAGTGCGATCACACTCGGCGCCTTCAACGACAACGCCTCCATCACCTACCTCGCCACGCTCGTGCCCGACCTTCAGGACAATTTAAAATACGCCATCGTCGCGGGCGCGGTGACGGGCGGCGGCCTCACCGTGATCGCCAACGCGCCCAATCCCGCGGGCCAGTCAATCCTCGCGCGCTTTTTCCCCGACGGCGTTTCGCCGCTCGGCCTGTGCCTCGGCGCGCTCATTCCCACGGCCGTGCTCTCGGCGGCGTTTTTGCTGCTGTGA